A region of the Leptospira venezuelensis genome:
AGTAGTGATCAGGTCAAGATTGAATTCTCTTTCTAATCTTTCTTGTACGATCTCCATGTGGAGAAGTCCAAGATATCCGACTCGGAATCCAAACCCTAACGCAGCAGAACTTTCCTTTTCATACACAAGAGCTGCGTCGTTCAGTTTCATCTTCTCGATCGCATCTACTAATTCTTCGAATTGTTCTCCCATAATAGGAAATAATCCTGCGAACACCATAGGTTTTGCATCTTTATAGCCAGGAACCGCTTCTGTACTTGGATTAGAAAATAATGTTACTGTATCTCCAGTTCTTGCATCAGAAACTTTTTTGATACCAGCTATAATATAGCCAACTTCACCCGCTGTGAGAGAGTCTGTAGGTGTTAAACCAATTCCTTTGATACCAACTTCGTTGACTGTAAAATCCTTTTGGCTACTCATCAAAAGGATTCGATCTCCTTTTTTGACAGTTCCGTCGAATACTCGGATCTTGATCACAACACCCATGTATGGATCGAAATATGAATCGTAAATAAGTGCTTTAAGTGGACCTTTTGGATTTCCTTTTGGCGGTGGAATTTGTCTTGTGATTTCTTCTAAGACTGCTTGGACATTCAGTCCAGTTTTTGCCGAAATAGCCACAGCATTCTCTGCATCTAAACCTAAACTGTCTTCGATCTGTAATTTGGTCTTCTCCACATCCGCGGCAGGAAGGTCCACCTTATTCATGACTGGTATGATTGCTAAGTCTTGCTCCATCGCAAGATATAGGTTAGCTAGAGTCTGAGCCTCTACTCCTTGGCTAGCATCTACAATAAGAAGCACACCTTCGCATGCTTTTAAGGATCTAGATACTTCGTAGGTAAAGTCTACGTGACCAGGAGTATCGATCAGGTTCATCGTATATGTATTACCGTCGGCGGCGGTATAATTAAAGGTGGCATTGTTTGCCTTGATCGTGATCCCTCTCTCCCTTTCAATATCCATGGAGTCTAGGATCTGGTCCTTTTTTGTCCGATCATCAGTAATCCTGCCTATTTCCAAAAGTCTGTCCGCTAAAGTGGACTTACCATGGTCAATATGGGCGATAATCGAGAAATTGCGGATGAATTGTTGGCGGTCGGACATTGCTAAAAACAAAGTCCAGCGAGACGGGGCCTGTGAAAAGTCTTTTACTGGGGAAATTTGTCCCCGGCCCTATTACAGACCGAGGAGCTTGCAATTGAAACGGAACTAGTTTACATTTCCATACACATTATTATCAGGCTGCAGGTTTGAACATTGCCCAAACAGTACGGCGATAGAAGGTTGAAGCTTCAATGCTCCAAACAATTTAATCTCGTCCACACAGGCATTTACATCTTCCTTAGCGTAATATTCGCCCGGCTTGATTCCTGCCAAAATTGGTGGAAGATATATATTATTTAAATAAGTAGAGCCTGAAAAGTCTCCAGTCCCAATCGCATATAATTGAGCCGCGACAGTAGCCGCCTCTTCTATTTTATCCTTTGCCTCACTTCCTTTATAACGATTCGTTAATCCGGTAGTGTTTAACGCCACGCAGTTTACTGCGATCGTTAGAATAAATAAGAGCGGTAATATTCCGATCCTCATTGAAAACCTCTTTTGAGAAAATTTGGACTTCGTTTTGATTTTTTAAAACGAAACCGTTTCTATTACAAGTAGTTTTAGGTTCTTGGAAATCATATTAATGAAATTAATTTCCGATTCTGATCCCATGTTTTTTCAATTCGTCCTGATTACAGGAAAATTGAGCAATATCTATCTGCTTATGATGATCAAAAAGAAAGGTTGTCATCTTTCCAAAAAACTTTCCCTCATATTTTTCTTCTACAAAGCGTAACCAGGAAATGATATCTATCATCTCGTGACAGATGAATTCGTAATTATAATCTGACCTTGGGTCCTTAAATTTGTCCCGAATATTATAAATTTTATCTTCATCTAATAGTAATACATTTTCCAAGGTGAACGGATAATCTTTCAATCCTCCAGCAAGTCCGATTTGGTAAAAACTTTCCGCGTCCTTTTTATTACGGAACGCAGTCGTTCTTGCGTCTCCAAAATAAGAAAAATTTTCAGGAGTCAGTTCTGTCACGATCCTGGATTTTCCAACTGTGGTTCCGGGATATTCTACTTGGTGGTCTATCAAAAGGCCTTTTGAGTCCTGGACCGCTGGTTCTAAAATACAATACCCCTTATCCCATACTAGTGCAAACGGAGAAGATACTGTGATTTTTTTCCTTTCTCCTAACCTTCTCCAATTCCCTTTAAATTGATCCATATAGACCCGGTCACAATAATCGAAAGTAGGAAAACTGGATTCAGTTAAACTAAAGTCAGCATAAATACCAAAGGCTAACATCCAGGCTAGAGGATGTTCTATCACCTTCACTTCTCCCAGCTGTATATTATGATTTCCTTTTTTACATTTCTCACTATCCAGATCGTATCGAATTCCATTCCAGCTAAATCCGGATTTTCCATTCTGAGCAGGACTGACTTTAACTACCGAATCCTTGTTTTCAAAAGTGGCCTTACCTTCTACACTAAATTCTTTTTGAATCGTATAAGAATAATTCGGATCTATCTCTACCTTCTCTGCAAACTCAGGAGGAAGATGTAGAATTTCCGGATTTCGATCCGAGACTAAGTTTTTAATTTCAGAAATTTGAGTCAGGACCTTCATTCTATCTTAAACTTTCCAGACACCTTCTACAAATAGATAACTGAAAGAGAGCGCACCCAAATATACAAACATGGTCGGGATCGCCCAAAGTAATTTTGTTCTGAAAGGTTTATGCTCTGTGTGAAAATATGCAAATGTTGCAAAGATACCTAAAACAAATTCAGGGAACAAGACGTAGATCGCTGTATGACCGATCATAGAAACATTCTGAGCATACCAAACTGGAATCAGTCTCATAAATTCTTCGGATAAGAAAAAGATAAGAAACGAGCTTACTCCAGCTAATAGATATTTGCTGATCGGATTTGCTTCCGGATATCTTTTCTCAAATCGAGTAGAAACATATACTATTATAAATAGCGGGATGGTCCAGAGTCCTGCCATGTATGCGGACACTGTTCCAAATTTATAAAATCCATCCGGCGGAAATACTAAAATGCCAAGCACCTTGGATAGAAACCAATCCGGAATTACCTGTAGAATACTAACAGGCAAAACAAAAAGGAAAATATCCATCCAACGATCATGGTCCCACACTTGGGCAACAATAGGGAGAGAGATATTATAGACTAGGACCAGAAAAAACATTCTCCAACCGCTGGTCGCAGGGATCGGAAGTAATAGAACTATGATACATAGTATTGTGAAGGAGATATGAAAGAATATAGAATGCTTTTCTGTCGTTTTCATCGATGGATTTCTATCTTTATAGGTAGTCCAGGCAATCTTTTTTCCTCCTTTTCCCGCTTGATTTATTTCCCTATAACAAAAGGATTTCAGGAAAAATCTATAAGAGATAGGTATTATAAGAATCACATGTCCCAATCCTCCAAAATTTCGGCGATCCGCGCCCGCGAAATCATGGATTCCAGAGGCAATCCTACGGTTGAAGTAGATGTAAAACTGGAAGATGGCTCTTTCGGTAGAGCTGCAGTCCCTTCTGGAGCATCCACAGGAGAATACGAAGCAGTAGAACTTAGAGACGGAGACAAATCCCGTTATTTAGGCAAAGGTGTTCTGAAAGCTGTCGAGAATGTAAACGTAAAGATTAAAGACGTTCTAATCGGTGAAGATGCTTTAGACCAGAACCGAATTGATTCCCTGATGTTGGACAAGGACGGAACCAAAAACAAATCCAAATTAGGTGCAAACGCGATCCTTGGAACTTCCCTTGCAGTAGCAAAAGCGGCAGCTTCTCATACTAGACTTCCACTATACAGATATATTGGTGGAAACTTCGCAAAGGAACTTCCAGTTCCTATGATGAATATTATCAACGGCGGAGCTCACGCAGACAATAACGTAGACTTCCAAGAATTTATGATCCTACCTGTGGGAGTAAATAGCTTCCGCGAAGCTTTAAGAGTTGGGGCAGAAGTTTTCCATAGTCTCAAGTCGGTTCTTAAATCCAAAAAACTGAATACCGCAGTTGGAGATGAGGGTGGATTCGCACCTGACCTAGCAAGCAACCTGGAAGGATTAGAAGTTATTCTCCAAGCCATCGAAAAAGCGGGCTATAAGCCTGAAAAAGACGTATTATTGGGTCTGGACGCTGCTTCTTCCGAGTTTTTTGACAAAACCAAGAAGAAGTACGTTCTGGGCGGAGAAGGAAATAAAGAGTTCTCCAGCGCAGAATTAGTGGAATACTATTCAAATCTAGTCTCAAAGTATCCGATCATTACTATTGAAGACGGTCTGGATGAGAACGACTGGGAAGGTTGGAAACTTCTAAGCGAGAAATTGGGTAAGAAGATCCAACTCGTAGGTGATGATTTATTCGTTACCAATATAGAAAAACTTTCTCAGGGAATTTCCCAAAAGGTGGGCAATTCCATCCTGATCAAAGTGAACCAAATCGGAAGTTTATCCGAAACATTGGCGTCCATCGATATGGCTAAAAAAGCCAAATATACGAATGTGATTAGCCATAGATCTGGAGAAACCGAGGACGTAACTATTTCGCATATCGCAGTAGGTACGAACGCGGGCCAGATCAAAACTGGTTCCCTTTCCAGGACCGATAGGATCGCTAAATATAACGAACTTTTGAGAATCGAAGAAGAATTAGGTTCTTCTGCGGTTTACAAAGGGAGAAATACATTCTATAATCTTTAAACTTCTTATGGGTATGAATCTGGCGAACAAACTGTTTTTACTTCTGCTTTTCCTTTCCGGAATGTTTTACTTCACGGTGTTGGGAGAGTCAGGTTTGGTCGTACGTTCTACCCTAGAAACCAGTCTTTCCAGCCTTAGATTGGATGTGGAAAGACTGGAGTATGAAAATAGACAATTAGAAGAAAGGCAAAAACTTCTAAGAGATGATAAGGTTGCATTAGAGAAAGAAGCTAGAAAGTATTATCTTCTCTCCGAAAACGCACAAATTATTAAATTTAGGGAGCCAGAACCAAAAGCGGAGAATCGTCCGGTCCTCGCCTCCCGTCTAATTGCTTTAAGAGCGGACCGTGATATGCCGGTCCCTCCGATCCAGTTACTTCGCTTTTTTTACGTTTCCTTTGTAGCTTTCGTATTTATTGGAGTTTTCAGGAAATTACGGAGGAAGAAACTGGAAGAACGAACCGCTGCTTAAGGGAGCCAGAATGTCTGAGACTGAAAAAATATCCGAAGTAATCGAAGAATTAGCCGGTAGCAAAATTTCCAAAAAGTTCATCGACCATAGAAAGATTTTCTTATGGGGAGCGGTTACAGATGAATCCGCAAAAGACATCGTAGGCAAACTACTCTATCTAGAAATGGCTGATCCAGGAAAAGAAATTACATTCTATATCAATAGTCCCGGAGGAGTTGTTACTTCAGGACTTACCATCTTCGACACAATGAAGATGATCTCTTCTCCAGTTCATACTGTATGTATGGGACTTGCAGCGTCTATGGGATCCGTCTTACTCGCAGCTGGAGTCAAAGGAAAAAGATCCATCTGGCCTAATGGTAAAGTTATGATCCACCAACCTAGCATCGGTGGACAGATTGTAGCTCCAGCAACCGACCTACAGATCCACGCCGAAGAAATCCTAAAGACTAGAGCAAGATTGAACCAAATTCTTGCAGAAGCTTGCGGTCAACCTGTTGAAAAGCTGGAAGAAGATACAGACCGAGACTATTATATGGATGCAGAAGAAGCGATCAAATACGGGATCGTAGACACTCTCGCTACCAAAATCGAATTCCCTAAACTAAATTAAGGTTTTATAATTTTGTCTGGTCCCTCTTCCTTAGAAGAAACCGTTCGCTCCTTTCTGGAAACAATTCCGGAAGGAGCTCCTTCTTCCGAAAAAGAAATGCCTTCCCTTTTTCTGGAATTCTCTGAGCTATTATTTGAGAATCCGGAACATACTTCTGAGAAAATTTTAATCTCTGATCTTGGTGGTTTCGAATTAGATGAGTTTTTGAATTTCTATTTGGAAGATATGTTTCCCGATGATTCAAAGATCAGGGAGAAGGGAAAAGTATTTCTTAAAAAGTTCAGAAAGTTCTTAGATAAAAAATCAATTTTAAAAAAAGAACAAGAAGAAGAGTGGAAAGAGTTTTTTAAAGAAAACGAAATCCGTTGATTTATGGAAGCCTCTCATTTTCGACCTAAAAGATTCGTCTCGGGCAAACACGCTCAGACTATTTATAGCACTCTTTTCCCTCCTGAAAATCCACTTAGGACTTCTTATTACTGCGAAGACATTCTTTTAACTGTAAGCGGAGAATCAGGAGATAAACTTTGGTTAGAACATAATCCTCCAGTTTCTTCCTATCGAAAGAGTGCAATACCTTCAAATGGAACTTACATTTTAATGATCCATGGAATGGAAGGTGATTCAGAAAGTTCTTATTTAGTGTCTCTTGCAACCTCTGCTTTAGAAAGAGGATACGGCATCATCCGTATGAATCTACGAAATTGCGGAAGAGGAAGAGGTTTCGCAAAAAAATCGTATTACGCGGGACAATCGGAAGATGTTCAGGATGTTCTAGATTATATCCACGAGTATCTGAGTAAAAAGATCTTTGTGTCTGGATTTTCTCTCTCTGCAAATCTAGTTTTGAAATTTTTTGGAGAATCCAGAAATCATAAGTCTATCGCATTCTCCTCAGTTTCCCCTCCGCTGGACCTTGCAAAAAATTGTGATTTTATAGATTCACTTTCTGGAAGATTTTATAGAAGTCATTTTATTAGCAGTTTTAAAAAGAAGATCAAAGAAGGAATTATAGAACTAACTCCCCTTCAGTTGGAAAACTTAAAAAAGGTCAGAACGTTCTTCGACTTCGACGATATGATCACCGCTCCTTCTTTTGGATATCCTAGCGCGATGGAATATTACAAAAAGAACTCATGTATCAATTATATACAATCCATCACTCATCCAGGGATCTTAATCCATGCAGAAGATGATCCAGTAGTTCCTTTATTCGAATGGAATTCTATCGACTGGTCTAAACTTCCGAATTTAAAAACCATTCTGACAAAACAAGGTGGCCATGTGGGATTTGTAACTGATTCCAATCCTGACCTTCCAGATGGCCGTTGGCTTACTAAAATTCTGCTGGATTATTTCGATTCCAAATTATAATCTGCTGCCTGAAACCAGCTTAAACAAGTGAATTCCAA
Encoded here:
- a CDS encoding septum formation initiator family protein; its protein translation is MGMNLANKLFLLLLFLSGMFYFTVLGESGLVVRSTLETSLSSLRLDVERLEYENRQLEERQKLLRDDKVALEKEARKYYLLSENAQIIKFREPEPKAENRPVLASRLIALRADRDMPVPPIQLLRFFYVSFVAFVFIGVFRKLRRKKLEERTAA
- a CDS encoding DUF6989 domain-containing protein — its product is MILIIPISYRFFLKSFCYREINQAGKGGKKIAWTTYKDRNPSMKTTEKHSIFFHISFTILCIIVLLLPIPATSGWRMFFLVLVYNISLPIVAQVWDHDRWMDIFLFVLPVSILQVIPDWFLSKVLGILVFPPDGFYKFGTVSAYMAGLWTIPLFIIVYVSTRFEKRYPEANPISKYLLAGVSSFLIFFLSEEFMRLIPVWYAQNVSMIGHTAIYVLFPEFVLGIFATFAYFHTEHKPFRTKLLWAIPTMFVYLGALSFSYLFVEGVWKV
- the eno gene encoding phosphopyruvate hydratase, whose protein sequence is MSQSSKISAIRAREIMDSRGNPTVEVDVKLEDGSFGRAAVPSGASTGEYEAVELRDGDKSRYLGKGVLKAVENVNVKIKDVLIGEDALDQNRIDSLMLDKDGTKNKSKLGANAILGTSLAVAKAAASHTRLPLYRYIGGNFAKELPVPMMNIINGGAHADNNVDFQEFMILPVGVNSFREALRVGAEVFHSLKSVLKSKKLNTAVGDEGGFAPDLASNLEGLEVILQAIEKAGYKPEKDVLLGLDAASSEFFDKTKKKYVLGGEGNKEFSSAELVEYYSNLVSKYPIITIEDGLDENDWEGWKLLSEKLGKKIQLVGDDLFVTNIEKLSQGISQKVGNSILIKVNQIGSLSETLASIDMAKKAKYTNVISHRSGETEDVTISHIAVGTNAGQIKTGSLSRTDRIAKYNELLRIEEELGSSAVYKGRNTFYNL
- a CDS encoding ClpP family protease, with protein sequence MSETEKISEVIEELAGSKISKKFIDHRKIFLWGAVTDESAKDIVGKLLYLEMADPGKEITFYINSPGGVVTSGLTIFDTMKMISSPVHTVCMGLAASMGSVLLAAGVKGKRSIWPNGKVMIHQPSIGGQIVAPATDLQIHAEEILKTRARLNQILAEACGQPVEKLEEDTDRDYYMDAEEAIKYGIVDTLATKIEFPKLN
- the lepA gene encoding translation elongation factor 4, which gives rise to MSDRQQFIRNFSIIAHIDHGKSTLADRLLEIGRITDDRTKKDQILDSMDIERERGITIKANNATFNYTAADGNTYTMNLIDTPGHVDFTYEVSRSLKACEGVLLIVDASQGVEAQTLANLYLAMEQDLAIIPVMNKVDLPAADVEKTKLQIEDSLGLDAENAVAISAKTGLNVQAVLEEITRQIPPPKGNPKGPLKALIYDSYFDPYMGVVIKIRVFDGTVKKGDRILLMSSQKDFTVNEVGIKGIGLTPTDSLTAGEVGYIIAGIKKVSDARTGDTVTLFSNPSTEAVPGYKDAKPMVFAGLFPIMGEQFEELVDAIEKMKLNDAALVYEKESSAALGFGFRVGYLGLLHMEIVQERLEREFNLDLITTAPSVKYTIRMKNGEVFDIDNPSKFPDPVFIEATEEPYVKASIITPNEYVGNIMSLAIDKRGVQLDTVYLSQDKVQLTYEIPLAELIFEFYDKLKSLTRGYASLDYEPCGYKASRLVKMDILVNGESVDALSMIVHSSKAESRGREIIEKLKEIIPRHQFMIPIQAAVGGKILARESISALRKNVTAKCYGGDITRKKKLLEKQKEGKKRMKQIGNVEIPQEAFLAVLKTGD
- a CDS encoding YheT family hydrolase, with product MEASHFRPKRFVSGKHAQTIYSTLFPPENPLRTSYYCEDILLTVSGESGDKLWLEHNPPVSSYRKSAIPSNGTYILMIHGMEGDSESSYLVSLATSALERGYGIIRMNLRNCGRGRGFAKKSYYAGQSEDVQDVLDYIHEYLSKKIFVSGFSLSANLVLKFFGESRNHKSIAFSSVSPPLDLAKNCDFIDSLSGRFYRSHFISSFKKKIKEGIIELTPLQLENLKKVRTFFDFDDMITAPSFGYPSAMEYYKKNSCINYIQSITHPGILIHAEDDPVVPLFEWNSIDWSKLPNLKTILTKQGGHVGFVTDSNPDLPDGRWLTKILLDYFDSKL
- a CDS encoding UDP-3-O-acyl-N-acetylglucosamine deacetylase; this translates as MKVLTQISEIKNLVSDRNPEILHLPPEFAEKVEIDPNYSYTIQKEFSVEGKATFENKDSVVKVSPAQNGKSGFSWNGIRYDLDSEKCKKGNHNIQLGEVKVIEHPLAWMLAFGIYADFSLTESSFPTFDYCDRVYMDQFKGNWRRLGERKKITVSSPFALVWDKGYCILEPAVQDSKGLLIDHQVEYPGTTVGKSRIVTELTPENFSYFGDARTTAFRNKKDAESFYQIGLAGGLKDYPFTLENVLLLDEDKIYNIRDKFKDPRSDYNYEFICHEMIDIISWLRFVEEKYEGKFFGKMTTFLFDHHKQIDIAQFSCNQDELKKHGIRIGN
- a CDS encoding TIGR04452 family lipoprotein, with protein sequence MRIGILPLLFILTIAVNCVALNTTGLTNRYKGSEAKDKIEEAATVAAQLYAIGTGDFSGSTYLNNIYLPPILAGIKPGEYYAKEDVNACVDEIKLFGALKLQPSIAVLFGQCSNLQPDNNVYGNVN